In Corvus cornix cornix isolate S_Up_H32 chromosome 28, ASM73873v5, whole genome shotgun sequence, one genomic interval encodes:
- the RPL36 gene encoding LOW QUALITY PROTEIN: 60S ribosomal protein L36 (The sequence of the model RefSeq protein was modified relative to this genomic sequence to represent the inferred CDS: inserted 1 base in 1 codon), whose amino-acid sequence MAIRYPMAVGLNKGYKVTKNVSKPRXCRRRGRLTKHTKFVRDMIREVCGFAPYERRAMELLKVSKDKRALKFIKKRVGTHIRAKRKREELSNVLAAMRKAAAKKD is encoded by the exons ATGGCCATCCGGTACCCCATGGCCGTGGGCCTTAACAAGGGCTACAAAGTGACCAAGAACGTGTCCAAGCCCC AGTGTCGGCGCCGCGGG CGCCTGACCAAACACACCAAGTTTGTGCGAGACATGATCAGGGAAGTCTGCGGCTTTGCACCCTATGAGCGACGTGCAATGGAGTTGctgaaagtgtccaaggacAAACGTGCTCTGAAGTTCATCAAGAAGCGG gtTGGCACTCACATTCGGGCCAAGAGGAAGCGGGAGGAACTCAGTAACGTCCTGGCAGCCATGAGGAAAGCTGCTGCAAAGAAGGATTGA